A single region of the Pueribacillus theae genome encodes:
- the nusA gene encoding transcription termination factor NusA produces MSSDLLEALSTLEKEKGISKDVIIEAIEAALISAYKRNFHQAQNVRIDFNQDIGSIRVFARKDVVEEVNDPRLEISIDKAKDMNPNYEIGDVIEIEVTPKDFGRIAAQTAKQVVTQRVREAERGIVYSEFIDREEDIMTGIVQRHDHRFIYVNLGRVEALLPASEQMPNEKYHQNDRIKVYITKVEKTTKGPQVMVSRTHPGLLKRLFELEVPEIYDGTVEIKSIAREAGDRSKIAVYADDPGVDPVGSCVGQKGQRVQAIVNELKGEKIDIVHWSEDPVEYVANALSPSKVIHVDVNEEEKTTTVIVPDYQLSLAIGKRGQNARLAAKLTGWKIDIKSESEAKDSGLYPFTDVDITEENEEEF; encoded by the coding sequence ATGAGCAGTGACTTGTTAGAAGCACTTTCAACGCTCGAAAAAGAAAAAGGAATTAGCAAAGATGTTATTATTGAGGCGATTGAAGCTGCATTAATCTCTGCATATAAAAGAAATTTTCACCAGGCTCAAAACGTTCGCATTGATTTTAACCAAGATATCGGAAGCATCCGTGTTTTTGCGAGAAAAGATGTTGTGGAAGAAGTGAACGATCCCCGTTTGGAAATTTCAATCGACAAAGCAAAGGATATGAACCCCAATTATGAAATTGGAGATGTTATTGAAATTGAGGTAACACCAAAAGATTTTGGAAGGATTGCCGCTCAAACAGCGAAACAAGTCGTCACTCAACGGGTTCGCGAAGCAGAGCGTGGCATCGTATATTCTGAGTTTATCGATCGGGAAGAAGATATTATGACAGGGATTGTCCAGCGCCATGATCACCGGTTTATTTATGTGAATCTTGGACGGGTAGAAGCTTTGCTTCCGGCCAGCGAGCAAATGCCTAACGAAAAGTACCATCAAAATGACAGAATCAAAGTCTATATTACAAAAGTGGAAAAGACGACGAAGGGTCCGCAAGTCATGGTCTCGCGTACTCATCCCGGACTGCTGAAAAGGTTATTCGAGCTTGAAGTCCCCGAAATCTATGATGGTACTGTCGAGATTAAATCGATTGCAAGGGAAGCTGGGGATCGATCGAAAATTGCCGTTTATGCTGATGATCCGGGGGTGGATCCGGTCGGTTCATGCGTTGGGCAAAAAGGACAGCGCGTCCAGGCGATTGTGAACGAACTGAAAGGTGAAAAAATTGACATCGTTCACTGGTCTGAAGATCCTGTGGAATATGTCGCCAACGCGCTGAGCCCATCAAAAGTCATCCATGTCGATGTAAATGAAGAAGAGAAGACAACAACTGTTATCGTACCTGATTATCAGCTTTCACTTGCCATTGGGAAACGCGGCCAAAATGCCAGACTAGCGGCGAAGCTAACTGGGTGGAAAATTGACATTAAAAGTGAATCTGAAGCAAAAGATTCAGGTTTGTATCCATTTACTGACGTAGACATAACAGAGGAAAATGAAGAAGAATTTTAG
- the rnpM gene encoding RNase P modulator RnpM: protein MKKRKIPLRKCVVSQEMLPKKELLRIVRSPEGVVFIDETGKKSGRGAYLAKDAEIIKLAKKRNVLSKHLNVDIDEEIYDQLLEIVSKERSSS from the coding sequence TTGAAAAAAAGAAAAATTCCACTTCGCAAATGTGTCGTCAGCCAGGAAATGCTCCCTAAAAAAGAACTATTACGCATTGTTCGCTCTCCTGAAGGCGTGGTTTTTATAGATGAAACAGGGAAGAAATCAGGCCGTGGAGCCTATTTGGCAAAAGACGCCGAAATCATAAAGTTAGCGAAAAAAAGAAACGTTTTATCGAAACATTTAAATGTCGATATTGATGAGGAAATTTATGATCAATTATTGGAAATTGTATCGAAAGAGCGGTCCTCTTCATAA
- a CDS encoding YlxQ family RNA-binding protein yields MENDNFYKLLGLANRARKIATGEEMVVNEIRKKRAKLVILSNDASASTKKKIQDKCNFYEVDFVEAGDREKLGQSIGKEQRVALAVLDEGFAAKLLINLGQ; encoded by the coding sequence ATGGAAAATGATAATTTTTATAAATTGCTCGGCCTCGCTAACCGCGCACGAAAAATCGCCACTGGGGAAGAAATGGTTGTAAATGAAATACGCAAAAAAAGAGCGAAGCTTGTTATTCTCTCTAATGATGCCTCTGCATCCACGAAAAAAAAGATACAGGATAAATGTAACTTTTATGAGGTAGATTTCGTGGAAGCTGGGGATCGGGAAAAACTTGGGCAATCGATAGGAAAAGAGCAACGTGTTGCATTAGCCGTTTTAGATGAAGGATTTGCAGCAAAATTACTCATCAATCTCGGTCAATAA
- the infB gene encoding translation initiation factor IF-2: MSKMRIYEYAKKNQVTSKEVIEKLKTMEVNVSNHMSTIDKDTVERLDKEFKQAESTKNQKTDKPKNVQKKENQNSSSKKTTQQKRNKTNQHQPNQNHSHKKTNHKQSKKARSGAKPQQPKETPEKIIHEGSLTVVELAKKLNKEPSEIIKKLMLLGVMATINQEIDADTIEMIAADYGAKAEVEEVFEISDFEKYAVEDSEEDLTLRPAVVTIMGHVDHGKTTLLDSIRQTKVTATEAGGITQHIGAYQVEENGKKITFLDTPGHAAFTTMRARGAKITDITILVVAADDGVMPQTIEAINHAKAAEVPIIVAVNKIDKETANPDRVMQELTEHGLVPEDWGGDTIFVPLSALKREGIDDLLEMILLVAEMEELKANPNRLATGTVIEAELDKGRGPVATLLVQNGTLKVQDPIVVGNTFGRVRAMVNDRGQRVKEAAPSTPVEITGLHDVPQAGDQFMVFQDEKLARQVGEARAEKQKLAERQDTARVSLDELFEQIKEGETKELNIIVKADVQGSAEALVGSLQKIDVEGAKINIIHSGVGAISESDIILASASNAIIIGFNVRPDNNAKKTAETENVDIRLHRIIYNVIDEIEMALKGMLDPEYEEKVIGQAEVRQIFKASKLGTIAGCHVTEGKVTRDAGIRLIRDGIVIYEGKVDTLKRYKDDVKEVQTGYECGITLEKFQDIKEGDVLEAYVMQEIERK, translated from the coding sequence ATGAGTAAAATGCGGATATATGAATATGCAAAAAAAAATCAAGTAACAAGCAAAGAAGTGATTGAAAAGTTGAAAACAATGGAAGTGAATGTATCGAATCACATGTCAACGATTGATAAAGACACTGTCGAAAGGCTTGATAAAGAATTTAAGCAAGCTGAATCTACAAAAAACCAAAAAACTGATAAGCCAAAGAACGTTCAAAAAAAAGAAAACCAAAATTCAAGTTCTAAAAAAACGACTCAGCAAAAACGAAATAAAACAAACCAACACCAGCCGAATCAGAATCATAGCCATAAAAAGACAAACCATAAACAATCAAAAAAAGCAAGATCAGGGGCCAAACCCCAACAGCCTAAAGAAACTCCTGAAAAAATAATTCATGAAGGCTCCTTAACGGTTGTTGAGTTGGCGAAAAAATTAAATAAAGAACCGAGTGAGATTATAAAAAAATTAATGCTTCTCGGTGTGATGGCGACAATTAACCAGGAAATCGATGCGGATACGATCGAAATGATCGCTGCAGACTATGGCGCTAAAGCCGAAGTTGAGGAAGTTTTTGAAATAAGCGATTTTGAAAAATATGCTGTGGAAGATTCAGAAGAGGATCTCACATTGCGCCCGGCAGTTGTAACAATAATGGGGCATGTTGACCATGGAAAAACGACACTTCTTGATTCCATCCGCCAAACGAAAGTAACTGCTACAGAGGCCGGCGGGATTACCCAGCATATTGGCGCTTACCAGGTTGAAGAAAATGGAAAAAAAATCACATTTCTTGATACGCCTGGCCACGCCGCTTTTACAACCATGCGCGCGCGTGGAGCGAAGATCACTGATATCACCATTTTAGTTGTGGCAGCTGATGATGGAGTGATGCCTCAAACCATTGAAGCAATCAACCATGCCAAAGCAGCGGAAGTTCCGATTATTGTCGCCGTTAATAAAATCGATAAAGAAACCGCAAATCCTGATCGTGTCATGCAGGAGTTGACGGAACACGGACTCGTTCCGGAGGATTGGGGCGGCGACACGATATTTGTTCCTCTATCCGCTTTAAAACGAGAAGGAATTGACGATCTTCTTGAAATGATTTTACTCGTTGCCGAAATGGAAGAATTAAAAGCAAACCCTAACCGCCTTGCAACTGGAACTGTCATTGAAGCCGAGCTTGATAAAGGGAGAGGCCCGGTTGCCACATTGCTTGTGCAAAATGGGACATTAAAAGTCCAAGATCCGATTGTTGTAGGAAATACGTTCGGAAGAGTAAGAGCAATGGTTAACGACCGTGGGCAAAGGGTGAAAGAGGCTGCCCCATCGACCCCGGTTGAGATTACAGGATTGCATGATGTGCCTCAAGCTGGAGACCAGTTTATGGTTTTCCAAGATGAAAAACTAGCACGACAAGTTGGTGAAGCCCGTGCCGAAAAGCAAAAGCTAGCTGAACGCCAGGATACAGCAAGGGTAAGTTTAGACGAACTCTTTGAACAAATTAAAGAAGGGGAAACAAAAGAACTAAATATTATTGTTAAAGCCGATGTTCAAGGATCAGCCGAAGCATTAGTCGGTTCCCTTCAAAAAATAGATGTAGAAGGCGCTAAAATCAACATTATCCATTCTGGTGTCGGTGCGATATCGGAATCAGATATTATTTTAGCTTCTGCATCAAACGCAATTATTATCGGCTTCAACGTCCGGCCTGACAACAATGCAAAGAAAACAGCTGAAACAGAAAACGTTGACATTCGCCTTCACCGTATTATTTATAATGTGATTGATGAAATTGAAATGGCGCTTAAAGGAATGCTTGATCCTGAATATGAAGAAAAAGTGATTGGCCAAGCTGAAGTCCGCCAAATCTTTAAAGCGTCAAAACTTGGAACAATTGCCGGCTGCCATGTGACTGAAGGAAAGGTAACAAGAGACGCCGGAATACGCCTCATTCGAGACGGAATTGTTATTTATGAAGGGAAAGTTGACACGTTGAAGCGGTATAAAGATGATGTAAAAGAAGTCCAAACCGGCTATGAATGCGGGATAACTCTTGAGAAATTTCAAGATATAAAAGAAGGCGACGTTCTTGAAGCATATGTAATGCAAGAAATTGAAAGAAAATGA
- a CDS encoding DUF503 domain-containing protein: MIGYVLCECLIYDVQSLKEKRSVVKSIISRLKQRFNLSVAEIDYHDIWQRTAFGIAVVAISQTRAEQELQKAIKLIDADERIEITKTIYEWL, from the coding sequence ATGATTGGATACGTTCTTTGTGAATGTCTGATTTATGATGTCCAGTCGCTTAAAGAAAAAAGAAGCGTTGTTAAATCCATCATATCCCGATTGAAGCAGCGATTTAACCTTTCCGTTGCCGAGATTGATTATCATGATATATGGCAACGAACGGCTTTTGGCATTGCGGTCGTTGCGATCAGCCAAACTAGAGCAGAGCAAGAGCTTCAAAAGGCCATCAAATTAATTGATGCGGATGAAAGGATTGAAATCACCAAAACAATCTACGAATGGCTCTAA
- the rbfA gene encoding 30S ribosome-binding factor RbfA produces the protein MNKRANRVAEQIKQELTEIIDRRLKDPRIGFVTITGVEVTGDLQQAKVYFTVLGDEEKKAATLEALEKASGFIRSEIGSRIRLRKTPELLFLFDESINYGNRIEKLISDLNNKKS, from the coding sequence ATGAATAAACGTGCAAACCGGGTTGCAGAGCAGATAAAACAAGAGTTAACAGAAATTATTGATCGGCGGTTAAAAGACCCGAGAATCGGGTTTGTTACGATTACTGGTGTAGAAGTAACAGGCGACCTGCAGCAGGCAAAAGTATATTTTACGGTCCTTGGGGATGAAGAAAAAAAAGCTGCAACTTTGGAAGCTTTAGAAAAAGCCTCTGGATTTATCCGCTCTGAAATTGGAAGCCGAATTAGGCTTCGAAAAACTCCAGAACTTTTATTTTTATTTGATGAATCTATTAACTATGGGAACCGAATCGAGAAGCTGATTTCGGATTTGAATAACAAAAAATCTTGA
- the truB gene encoding tRNA pseudouridine(55) synthase TruB, which translates to MGFPYNGILPLYKPKGMTSHDCVVRVRNIVKMKKIGHTGTLDPDATGVLPICLGRATKVAEYMSDYSKTYEAEVTLGVATSTEDSSGEIVEQQELLQPIAQETLQSVLQSMVGKQTQIPPMYSAVKVNGKRLYEYAFEGKVIDRPSREIFIENIQLLSNRQVDQTHPTFFIRVACSKGTYIRTLAVDIGKKLGYPAHMSYLKRMKSGPFTLDSSLTFGEIEDAVNNGMLNEKLYPVETAIKHFEKIVFPEHLTKKIENGAVLPIIDNSKGNKWAIYNNNGECLAIYIPHPSKQGYMKPEKLIKVKDS; encoded by the coding sequence ATGGGCTTTCCATATAACGGCATTTTACCATTATATAAGCCTAAAGGAATGACTTCGCATGACTGCGTTGTTCGGGTAAGAAACATCGTTAAAATGAAGAAAATAGGCCATACTGGGACGCTAGATCCTGACGCCACAGGTGTTTTGCCGATTTGTTTAGGAAGAGCAACAAAAGTGGCAGAGTATATGTCTGACTACTCGAAAACATATGAAGCCGAAGTTACGCTTGGCGTCGCTACATCGACAGAAGATTCATCTGGAGAAATCGTTGAACAACAAGAACTGCTTCAGCCAATTGCTCAGGAAACGTTACAAAGCGTGTTACAATCAATGGTGGGCAAGCAGACGCAAATTCCCCCTATGTATTCAGCAGTGAAAGTAAATGGGAAAAGGCTGTACGAATATGCTTTTGAAGGAAAAGTGATTGACAGGCCTTCAAGAGAAATATTTATAGAAAATATTCAATTATTGTCAAACCGGCAAGTTGATCAAACACACCCAACGTTTTTTATACGTGTTGCATGTTCAAAAGGGACGTATATACGAACCTTAGCGGTTGATATAGGAAAAAAACTAGGTTATCCTGCCCATATGTCTTATTTGAAAAGAATGAAATCCGGACCATTTACGCTTGATTCATCATTAACATTTGGAGAAATCGAAGATGCGGTTAACAACGGGATGCTCAATGAAAAATTGTATCCTGTCGAAACGGCAATTAAACACTTTGAAAAAATTGTTTTTCCAGAGCATCTAACTAAAAAAATTGAAAATGGCGCTGTTCTTCCTATAATTGATAATAGCAAAGGGAATAAGTGGGCGATTTACAATAACAATGGAGAATGTCTTGCCATTTATATCCCCCATCCATCAAAACAAGGATACATGAAACCAGAGAAACTAATTAAAGTTAAGGATAGTTAG
- the ribF gene encoding bifunctional riboflavin kinase/FAD synthetase: protein MKTIYLQHPHQLNKDGIKPTAIALGYFDGVHIGHQKVIHTAKEIAQKNGWQSAVMTFDPHPAVVLGHMDEISPITPLAVKEKEIEALGIDVMYIVRFTQEFSQLSPQEFIDHYIIDLAVKHVVAGFDYTYGRFGKGTMQIIDTYSRGKFESTVIEKVEKDEMKISSSLIRNKIQEGSVDSLPEYLGRYFQIKGTVVTGDKRGRTIGFPTANISPSFQYLLPKKGVYAVRVKWKGVWYNGILNLGYVPTFYEHLPEPTIEVHLLDFDEDIYGEHVTLEWRKWLREEKKFASVDDLVKQLNEDKNRAIEYFQFAI, encoded by the coding sequence TTGAAAACAATCTATTTGCAGCATCCCCATCAATTAAATAAAGATGGCATAAAACCTACCGCTATTGCCTTAGGTTATTTTGACGGTGTGCATATCGGGCATCAAAAAGTGATTCACACAGCGAAAGAAATTGCTCAGAAAAACGGCTGGCAATCAGCAGTCATGACATTTGATCCGCATCCCGCCGTTGTTTTGGGGCATATGGATGAGATTTCTCCTATTACTCCTTTGGCTGTAAAAGAAAAAGAGATTGAAGCGCTTGGCATTGATGTAATGTACATTGTTCGTTTTACCCAAGAATTCTCGCAGCTATCTCCACAGGAATTTATTGATCATTATATTATTGATTTGGCGGTAAAGCATGTTGTGGCGGGCTTTGATTATACTTACGGACGATTTGGAAAAGGAACGATGCAAATTATCGACACCTATTCAAGAGGCAAATTTGAGTCAACGGTCATTGAAAAAGTTGAAAAAGATGAAATGAAAATCAGCTCATCACTTATCCGAAATAAAATTCAAGAAGGAAGCGTCGATAGCCTTCCTGAATATTTAGGCCGATATTTTCAAATAAAAGGAACAGTCGTTACAGGTGATAAAAGAGGAAGGACAATCGGTTTTCCTACGGCGAATATTTCTCCATCTTTTCAATACCTATTGCCTAAAAAAGGAGTTTACGCTGTTAGGGTAAAATGGAAAGGCGTTTGGTATAACGGAATTTTAAACCTTGGCTACGTGCCGACCTTTTATGAACATTTGCCGGAGCCGACAATCGAAGTTCATTTGTTGGATTTCGATGAAGATATTTACGGAGAACATGTCACACTTGAATGGCGGAAATGGCTGCGTGAAGAAAAGAAATTTGCATCTGTTGATGATTTGGTCAAACAATTAAACGAAGACAAAAATCGGGCTATTGAATATTTTCAATTTGCAATTTGA
- the rpsO gene encoding 30S ribosomal protein S15: MALSQQEKEQIISEYKTHSNDTGSPEVQIAILTKQINTLNEHLRTHKKDHHSRRGLLKMVGKRRNLLTYLRNKDVARYRELIQKLGLRR, from the coding sequence ATGGCACTCAGTCAACAAGAAAAGGAACAAATTATTTCTGAATACAAGACTCATTCTAATGATACAGGTTCACCAGAAGTTCAAATTGCTATCCTTACAAAACAAATTAACACGTTGAATGAGCATTTGCGCACGCATAAGAAAGACCACCATTCAAGACGTGGTTTGTTAAAAATGGTTGGGAAGCGGCGCAATCTTCTCACTTATTTGCGAAACAAAGATGTGGCACGTTACCGTGAGCTGATTCAAAAGCTTGGTTTGCGCCGTTAG
- the pnp gene encoding polyribonucleotide nucleotidyltransferase: MSDEKQIFTLDWAGSKLVVEVGRMAKQANGAAFIRYGDTAVLSTVTASKEPKDLPFFPLTVNYEERLYAVGKIPGGFIKREGRPSEKAVLASRLIDRPIRPLFVDGFRNEVQIISTVMSVDQNCSSEMAAMFGSSLALSISDIPFEGPIAGVIVGRIDGEFVINPTVEQVEKSDLELTVAGTKDAVNMVEAGADQVPEDVMLEAIMFGHEEIKRLITFQEEIISKVGKEKMEVTLLEVDPDLEQAVRAFAEEDLKRAVKVVEKLERNQAIDDVTAKVIEHFSDLDEERLGEVKAILQKLTKEEVRRLIIEEKIRPDGRAINEIRPLSSQIGILPRTHGSALFTRGQTQVLSTCTLGALGDVQILDGLGTEEEKRFMHHYNFPFFSVGETGPIRAPGRREIGHGALGERALEKVVPPEDVFPYTIRLVSEVLESNGSSSQASICASTLAMMDAGVPIEAPVAGIAMGLIKEGERVIILSDIQGMEDALGDMDFKAAGTEKGITALQMDIKIEGLTREILKEALTQAREGRLHILKHMNETISEPHKELSQYAPKILTLTINPDKIREVIGPSGKVINKIIEDTGVKIDIEQDGTIFIASSDPEMNKKAKQIIEDLIREVEVGATYLGKVKRIEKFGAFVELFNGKEGLVHISELAEERVKKVEDVVKVGDQILVKVKEIDKQGRINLSRKAVLLEQKEKAKAE; encoded by the coding sequence ATGAGTGACGAGAAACAAATTTTTACATTGGATTGGGCGGGCAGCAAGCTTGTCGTGGAAGTTGGCCGAATGGCTAAACAAGCCAACGGTGCTGCCTTTATACGCTATGGAGATACAGCCGTATTATCAACGGTTACGGCTTCGAAAGAACCGAAGGATCTGCCGTTTTTTCCATTAACCGTTAACTATGAAGAAAGATTGTACGCCGTAGGAAAAATTCCTGGAGGTTTCATTAAACGTGAAGGCCGTCCAAGTGAAAAAGCTGTTTTGGCGAGCAGGCTTATCGATCGACCGATTAGGCCCCTTTTTGTAGATGGTTTCCGGAATGAAGTCCAGATTATTAGTACGGTCATGAGTGTGGATCAAAACTGCTCTTCCGAAATGGCTGCAATGTTTGGTTCATCATTGGCTTTATCCATTTCCGATATTCCTTTCGAAGGCCCGATTGCAGGTGTGATTGTTGGGAGAATTGACGGGGAGTTCGTAATTAACCCAACAGTTGAGCAAGTGGAAAAAAGCGATTTGGAATTGACTGTCGCAGGTACGAAGGATGCTGTTAATATGGTGGAAGCCGGTGCTGACCAGGTGCCTGAAGACGTCATGCTTGAAGCCATTATGTTTGGCCACGAAGAAATTAAACGGCTCATTACCTTCCAAGAAGAAATTATTTCCAAAGTAGGAAAGGAAAAAATGGAAGTTACTCTTCTTGAGGTGGATCCGGATCTTGAACAAGCAGTTAGAGCATTTGCAGAAGAGGATCTAAAAAGGGCGGTCAAGGTAGTTGAAAAGCTTGAACGAAACCAAGCAATTGATGATGTAACAGCCAAAGTGATAGAGCACTTCTCCGATCTTGATGAGGAAAGGCTAGGCGAAGTAAAAGCAATTTTGCAAAAGCTTACGAAAGAGGAAGTTCGCCGCCTAATAATTGAAGAAAAGATAAGGCCGGATGGACGAGCGATCAACGAAATCCGTCCGTTATCCTCGCAGATAGGCATATTGCCAAGAACCCATGGTTCGGCGCTCTTTACAAGGGGCCAAACGCAAGTGCTAAGCACCTGCACATTAGGAGCGTTAGGAGATGTCCAAATTTTGGACGGGCTCGGTACAGAGGAAGAAAAGCGGTTTATGCACCATTACAACTTTCCGTTTTTTAGTGTAGGAGAAACAGGGCCAATACGGGCTCCCGGACGTAGAGAGATTGGCCATGGTGCTTTAGGGGAACGTGCGTTGGAGAAGGTAGTTCCGCCAGAAGATGTTTTCCCATACACAATCCGGCTTGTTTCCGAAGTTTTGGAATCGAATGGATCATCATCACAAGCGAGTATTTGCGCAAGTACATTGGCAATGATGGATGCAGGTGTACCGATTGAAGCGCCAGTAGCCGGCATCGCAATGGGGTTAATCAAAGAAGGAGAACGCGTCATCATTTTATCTGATATTCAAGGAATGGAAGATGCGCTTGGGGATATGGACTTTAAAGCGGCGGGCACTGAAAAAGGAATTACTGCACTGCAGATGGATATCAAAATTGAAGGCCTCACCCGAGAAATCTTGAAAGAGGCGCTTACACAGGCAAGAGAAGGACGTCTGCATATTTTGAAGCATATGAATGAAACGATTTCAGAGCCGCATAAAGAATTATCGCAATACGCACCTAAAATCTTAACATTGACGATTAATCCAGATAAAATACGCGAAGTAATCGGGCCAAGCGGAAAAGTCATCAATAAAATTATTGAAGATACCGGAGTAAAAATTGATATTGAGCAGGACGGAACAATTTTCATTGCCTCAAGTGACCCGGAAATGAATAAAAAAGCGAAGCAAATCATTGAAGATTTAATCCGTGAAGTGGAGGTTGGGGCAACTTATTTAGGCAAAGTGAAGCGAATCGAAAAATTTGGCGCCTTTGTCGAACTATTCAACGGAAAAGAAGGCCTTGTCCACATTTCAGAATTGGCGGAAGAACGTGTCAAAAAAGTCGAAGATGTGGTAAAAGTGGGGGATCAAATTCTTGTTAAAGTAAAAGAAATTGATAAACAAGGCCGCATTAATCTATCCCGAAAAGCAGTGCTGTTGGAACAAAAAGAAAAAGCGAAAGCCGAATGA
- a CDS encoding polysaccharide deacetylase family protein, which produces MKKQIGQVIIFAFLFIISYQFLENPYSANYMEEWKTEAAFTTGSENSLLKSIKEKAESYEEKPIDAVIDRVWKAIPGYNGIKVDIQQSYKNMKKEGRFNEKKLVFKEVTPKVSLDDLEPSPIYKGNPKKEMVSFQINVAWGNEFIPEILKTLKKHDVKATFFLDGSWTKKNPRLAKMLVEEGHEIGNHAYSHPDLRRSSAKKIREEIQMTNEIIEATIDKTPKWFAPPSGSFNDNVVKIAHGFHMKTVLWTVDTVDWKSPNPDVMANNIIQKVHPGAMILMHPTESTAAGLEKMINGIEEKGLKIGTVSELLSEQRLPKID; this is translated from the coding sequence ATGAAAAAGCAAATCGGACAAGTGATTATATTTGCATTCTTATTTATTATTTCTTATCAGTTTTTGGAAAACCCCTATTCCGCTAATTATATGGAAGAGTGGAAAACCGAAGCTGCTTTTACAACGGGAAGTGAAAATTCACTTTTAAAAAGCATTAAAGAAAAAGCCGAATCATATGAAGAGAAGCCGATTGACGCTGTTATCGATCGTGTCTGGAAAGCCATTCCAGGTTACAATGGAATAAAAGTAGATATTCAGCAATCGTATAAAAACATGAAAAAAGAAGGCCGTTTTAACGAGAAAAAACTAGTATTCAAGGAAGTCACGCCGAAAGTATCACTTGATGATCTTGAGCCAAGCCCAATTTACAAGGGGAATCCAAAAAAAGAGATGGTCTCATTTCAAATCAACGTAGCTTGGGGAAATGAATTTATCCCTGAAATTTTAAAAACATTAAAAAAGCATGATGTAAAAGCGACTTTTTTTCTCGATGGATCGTGGACGAAAAAAAATCCCCGGTTAGCTAAAATGTTAGTTGAAGAAGGGCATGAAATTGGAAATCACGCTTATTCCCATCCTGATTTGAGAAGATCATCGGCCAAAAAAATACGCGAAGAAATACAAATGACAAACGAGATTATCGAAGCCACGATTGACAAGACTCCGAAATGGTTTGCTCCGCCGAGCGGGAGCTTCAATGATAATGTCGTTAAAATCGCACATGGCTTTCATATGAAAACCGTATTGTGGACAGTTGATACGGTTGATTGGAAATCGCCTAATCCAGATGTCATGGCGAATAATATTATTCAAAAAGTTCATCCCGGCGCAATGATTCTTATGCATCCCACTGAATCAACAGCAGCCGGATTAGAAAAAATGATTAATGGAATTGAGGAAAAAGGATTAAAAATTGGTACAGTTTCCGAACTGTTAAGTGAACAACGCCTCCCGAAAATTGATTGA